The following proteins come from a genomic window of Paenibacillus wynnii:
- a CDS encoding phage late control D family protein: protein MQDARRAVLVINYNGKDISTDLTKSLIDFSYNDAASGALDDITLNLEDRAQNWQGPWEPTAGDKIKAEIRTINWDKPGEIKKLPLGTFEVDTFDFAGPPDAVAIKAVSLPVSSNVRQERRTKAWEKVNLRTLADEVAKRAGLKLLYEATDNPSYDRLEQAGVSDLAFLLETATKEAIAIKVSGGNLILFDEFEYEKKAPITSITRGESNVINYNFNWSTTLVAYRACEVVYTNSKKKKTYRAAYTPPRAPKTGPILKINEQVDSQAAAIRLARKSLREKNKEAGKGSLTLMGDIRMATGLTITIKGWKRFDGKYIIESCTQSVGSGGYTTSIGIRKVLGW, encoded by the coding sequence ATGCAGGATGCCCGCAGAGCAGTGCTGGTTATCAATTATAACGGTAAGGATATCTCTACAGATCTGACAAAGTCGCTTATTGATTTTTCATATAACGATGCAGCTTCGGGAGCTTTGGACGATATTACTTTAAACCTAGAAGACCGCGCTCAAAACTGGCAGGGTCCATGGGAGCCGACAGCTGGCGACAAGATCAAAGCGGAGATACGTACAATTAACTGGGATAAGCCCGGGGAGATAAAAAAATTACCACTCGGCACGTTCGAGGTAGATACCTTTGATTTTGCGGGGCCGCCTGATGCTGTAGCTATCAAAGCGGTATCATTGCCGGTCAGCTCGAACGTACGACAAGAGCGTAGAACAAAGGCTTGGGAAAAGGTTAATCTCCGAACGCTGGCGGATGAAGTAGCTAAGAGAGCCGGATTGAAATTATTATATGAAGCAACAGATAATCCATCTTATGATCGGCTTGAACAGGCGGGGGTATCTGACCTCGCCTTTTTGCTTGAAACAGCCACAAAAGAAGCGATAGCGATCAAGGTATCTGGTGGAAACTTGATATTATTCGATGAATTTGAGTATGAAAAAAAGGCTCCTATCACTTCGATAACTCGCGGGGAAAGTAATGTAATTAATTATAACTTTAACTGGAGCACAACTCTGGTGGCTTATCGAGCCTGTGAAGTTGTATACACGAACTCTAAGAAGAAGAAAACCTATAGAGCCGCCTATACTCCACCAAGAGCGCCAAAGACGGGGCCTATCCTAAAGATCAATGAACAGGTAGATTCACAAGCAGCAGCGATCCGACTTGCACGTAAGAGTCTCAGAGAGAAGAACAAGGAAGCTGGTAAAGGCAGTTTAACACTCATGGGCGATATTAGGATGGCGACCGGCCTCACAATTACTATAAAAGGGTGGAAACGATTTGATGGTAAGTACATCATCGAGTCCTGTACTCAATCAGTCGGCAGCGGAGGTTATACAACATCAATTGGAATTCGGAAAGTATTGGGGTGGTGA
- a CDS encoding tail protein X, whose amino-acid sequence MIYTTIQGDTWDGIAYKVYEQSHLMTLLMNANPDHTKTVIFSGNIVLKVPDKPANASETLPPWRREDG is encoded by the coding sequence ATGATCTATACAACGATACAAGGCGATACTTGGGATGGTATCGCCTATAAGGTGTACGAACAATCCCATTTAATGACCTTGCTCATGAACGCAAACCCTGATCATACTAAAACGGTTATATTCTCAGGTAATATTGTTCTGAAAGTTCCAGATAAGCCTGCCAATGCCTCTGAGACACTACCACCTTGGCGAAGGGAGGATGGATAA
- a CDS encoding phage tail tape measure protein: MAGKEYKIAFELQAKLDSSYNTGMRKVLDNLNDLETKARSIEAIRISGDLIRPLREGLQATLREFDELRRMPSFTGLFTEMVKELKEAVQQSTLLQRSLQEIARIRMPSNMFGNDIQRYTRDMQDLERRMREINDIQGPQPGDSGSGGGGEDAGGSSGAWALGGAALAGGVGVAAVAGLALAGHAVFSFSEDYKVAMNQISASTGASEKEMEGFSDIAENLYNSNMGENFYDIAESLSVVRQVTKQSGQALQDATMNGMVYADVFGEEIAESTKAADTMMKNFGITSTEAYNLLAQGAQKGLNKSGELLDTANEYSGYFSKLGFSADGMFDTFAAGLDAGAFNLDKVGDGIKEFGIRTKDGSKSSLEAYKTIGLNGAKMTAEFATGGKTAQQAFLKTAKSISSIKDPVVQNAVAVQLFGTQAEDLESRVINAYSNVESQFDKTKNTMEEIGKVKYDSIGQAFGGMGRTLQTSLILPISKTLLPLFSGMANKMTTWVPAVVGAFGKVGGAVKEAYTNVQRLFKNGFDGEMEGVTVNYLTAFGMDKGTAEKIASTISSVYESVAGVVDKIKGMFSGGGMDIAAMFGIKGSDMKEITSGFKDIFGELVKYWSDFIGNLVGLWPSIQKMIGSVLSIIPKLLPVFGKIGTAAVTGFQAIYKAIIPIVSYLSSNLWPIISKVFTFLSTQVFPKVTSMISGLIPPIMMVVGKAGDLFKSIGTAITFAFSVVKPILDTVFAAFNFAWPAIQVVVTNAIDMIGGVIKGLLKSLGGIIDFVTGVFSGDWGKAWGGIRDTFSGIFDGLGAILTFPINVAVDAINAAIRGINKVSFDIPDWVPKLGGEHFGISIPEIPKLGGYAKGGYVDSPEVAWVGEGNSPEWIIPENNSARSQGLLQAANRSMGGGNAGGNTVGDFVYNPTFIIQGNANENAIRQMDQRNQQEFGKQFSDYKRQAMRVSLST, encoded by the coding sequence ATGGCCGGTAAAGAGTACAAAATAGCGTTTGAGCTACAAGCAAAGTTGGATTCCAGCTATAACACCGGTATGCGTAAGGTGTTGGATAACCTCAATGATCTGGAAACTAAGGCACGATCTATCGAGGCAATCCGGATCTCTGGAGATTTAATCCGTCCGCTGAGGGAAGGACTCCAAGCAACACTACGTGAGTTCGATGAATTGCGCCGAATGCCAAGCTTTACGGGTTTGTTCACAGAAATGGTGAAGGAGCTGAAGGAGGCCGTTCAGCAATCAACACTATTGCAAAGGAGCCTGCAAGAGATAGCCCGTATTCGGATGCCGAGTAACATGTTCGGTAACGATATCCAACGCTACACCCGTGACATGCAGGATCTCGAGCGCCGTATGCGTGAGATCAATGACATTCAAGGCCCGCAACCTGGAGACTCGGGAAGTGGCGGAGGTGGTGAGGACGCAGGCGGGAGTTCTGGAGCTTGGGCGCTTGGTGGTGCTGCTCTCGCTGGTGGCGTGGGAGTTGCTGCTGTGGCAGGGCTTGCGTTGGCTGGTCACGCGGTGTTTTCGTTCTCGGAAGATTATAAGGTGGCGATGAACCAAATCTCAGCATCCACCGGAGCATCTGAAAAAGAGATGGAAGGTTTCAGCGATATCGCTGAAAATCTTTATAACTCTAATATGGGTGAAAATTTTTATGATATTGCCGAAAGCCTTAGTGTCGTACGACAAGTGACAAAACAATCTGGTCAAGCGCTTCAGGATGCAACAATGAATGGCATGGTTTACGCTGACGTATTTGGTGAAGAGATTGCCGAATCAACAAAAGCGGCCGACACAATGATGAAAAATTTCGGAATTACTTCAACTGAGGCTTACAACTTGCTTGCTCAAGGTGCCCAAAAAGGACTCAACAAGTCCGGAGAATTACTGGACACGGCAAATGAGTACAGTGGGTATTTTAGTAAATTGGGTTTCTCGGCAGATGGCATGTTCGACACCTTCGCAGCAGGCTTAGATGCAGGGGCGTTTAACCTTGATAAGGTCGGCGATGGGATTAAGGAGTTTGGTATCCGGACTAAAGACGGATCAAAGTCTTCTCTGGAAGCTTATAAGACCATTGGACTAAACGGAGCTAAAATGACTGCCGAGTTTGCAACAGGCGGCAAAACTGCGCAGCAGGCATTCCTAAAAACAGCAAAGTCCATTTCATCCATCAAAGACCCCGTTGTACAGAATGCCGTGGCTGTTCAGTTGTTCGGTACGCAAGCGGAAGATCTGGAGTCACGTGTTATAAATGCATATAGTAATGTCGAAAGTCAGTTCGACAAGACTAAAAATACAATGGAAGAGATCGGCAAGGTAAAATACGACTCGATCGGTCAGGCATTCGGGGGTATGGGTAGAACACTACAAACCAGCTTGATCCTCCCTATATCGAAGACGCTATTACCTCTTTTTTCTGGAATGGCTAACAAAATGACAACTTGGGTTCCTGCGGTGGTTGGGGCTTTTGGAAAAGTTGGTGGAGCAGTTAAAGAAGCATACACGAACGTTCAACGGCTCTTCAAAAATGGTTTTGACGGTGAAATGGAAGGCGTAACTGTCAATTATCTAACTGCTTTCGGGATGGATAAAGGGACTGCCGAAAAGATAGCCTCTACAATTAGCTCTGTTTATGAATCTGTAGCTGGAGTGGTAGACAAAATTAAAGGAATGTTCTCCGGTGGCGGGATGGATATTGCTGCTATGTTTGGCATCAAAGGCAGTGACATGAAGGAAATTACCTCTGGATTCAAGGATATATTCGGTGAGCTCGTAAAATATTGGTCTGACTTCATTGGGAACTTGGTGGGGCTATGGCCGTCCATTCAAAAGATGATCGGATCGGTGCTGTCTATTATCCCTAAACTGCTGCCCGTATTTGGGAAGATCGGGACAGCAGCAGTGACTGGTTTTCAAGCTATATATAAAGCGATCATTCCAATTGTGTCCTACCTATCCAGTAATCTCTGGCCGATCATCAGTAAAGTATTCACCTTTCTAAGTACTCAGGTTTTTCCGAAAGTTACATCAATGATCTCGGGTCTGATACCGCCTATAATGATGGTTGTCGGAAAAGCTGGAGATCTTTTTAAATCCATTGGCACGGCGATAACATTTGCTTTTAGTGTAGTCAAACCTATACTTGACACGGTATTTGCAGCCTTCAACTTTGCATGGCCTGCCATACAGGTGGTCGTCACGAATGCAATTGATATGATCGGTGGAGTGATCAAAGGACTGTTGAAATCTCTTGGAGGGATCATCGACTTTGTGACAGGAGTTTTCTCGGGTGATTGGGGTAAAGCTTGGGGCGGGATCAGGGATACTTTTTCAGGTATTTTTGACGGATTAGGAGCTATTTTAACATTCCCGATTAATGTGGCGGTTGATGCGATAAACGCAGCTATCCGTGGTATTAATAAAGTTAGTTTCGACATACCTGATTGGGTTCCGAAGCTTGGTGGTGAGCATTTCGGCATTAGCATCCCCGAAATCCCTAAGCTCGGTGGATATGCAAAGGGCGGTTACGTGGACAGTCCAGAGGTAGCTTGGGTAGGTGAAGGTAATTCTCCAGAGTGGATTATTCCAGAGAATAACTCGGCACGATCACAGGGACTGCTACAGGCTGCTAATCGGAGCATGGGCGGGGGAAATGCTGGTGGTAACACCGTTGGTGATTTCGTGTACAATCCGACATTTATCATTCAAGGCAACGCTAATGAAAATGCTATTCGGCAGATGGATCAACGAAATCAGCAGGAATTTGGTAAACAGTTCTCAGATTATAAACGTCAGGCTATGAGGGTGAGCTTATCGACATGA
- a CDS encoding phage major tail tube protein translates to MAIIPERLTGYSVFRNGTERVGTSDVELPSLEALTDTVSGAGIAGEVDSPTIGHFGSMRATLNFRTLDIPMFKLSGPKSQALDFRGAQQVYDSSASEYKSIPVRVSVRGIPVNTTLGTFETNASTGSSIELECTYLMVMVDGVKVIEIDKYNYICFIDGVDHLAVVKQQLGL, encoded by the coding sequence ATGGCAATTATTCCAGAACGGTTAACAGGCTATAGTGTGTTTAGGAATGGTACAGAAAGAGTCGGCACATCCGATGTAGAGCTTCCAAGTCTCGAGGCTCTCACGGATACTGTTAGTGGAGCCGGGATTGCAGGCGAGGTAGATTCTCCAACGATTGGACACTTTGGCAGCATGCGGGCTACGCTCAATTTTCGGACACTGGACATCCCGATGTTCAAACTCTCCGGTCCCAAGTCACAAGCTCTCGACTTCCGAGGAGCTCAGCAAGTGTATGACTCTTCGGCGAGTGAATATAAGAGCATTCCTGTACGGGTATCAGTTCGCGGGATCCCTGTTAACACCACTCTGGGTACTTTCGAGACGAACGCGTCAACAGGAAGCTCGATTGAGTTGGAATGCACCTATCTGATGGTTATGGTAGATGGCGTTAAAGTTATTGAGATCGACAAATACAACTACATCTGCTTTATCGATGGCGTGGATCATCTCGCTGTCGTTAAACAGCAGCTGGGACTGTGA
- a CDS encoding phage tail sheath family protein: MSALAAAPVNKPILAYSYSEAAQALGYSDNWEAYTLCEFMDVYFRLNALKPAIFVNVLDPSIHKTAVTTTSMNLVDKAVKISVTGIMHDAALVVKSADAVTTYVKNTDYTVAFDSDGNTVVSVKTGGTIPTNATALSIAYTKLDPTAVDVNDIIGGLDAVTGAMTGLELVNGVFPRFGLVPGLILAPGYSQDPTVAAVMVAKAGNINSTFTALALTDIPTDTVKVYTGVPAWKNTNGYTSPLQVALWPKVSKGGKQYHMSTHIACAIGVADAANEGVPVASPSNKALVIDAAVLADGTEVFLGPDQANYLNSQGIMTALNFVGGFKGWGNYTGAYPVSTDPKDVFISIRRMFIWAKNSIVLTYWNQVDNPATPRLIETITDSINIWLNGLTASGYLLGGRVEFNWADNPVTDLMAGKFKFQLFITPPGPAQELAFVLEYDATYLQTLFG, translated from the coding sequence ATGAGTGCCTTGGCCGCGGCTCCGGTGAATAAACCGATCTTAGCCTATTCTTACTCGGAGGCTGCACAGGCACTTGGATACAGCGACAACTGGGAGGCATATACTCTATGCGAGTTTATGGACGTTTACTTTAGGTTGAACGCACTTAAGCCTGCCATTTTCGTTAATGTTCTGGATCCTTCGATCCATAAAACGGCCGTAACTACAACGTCGATGAACCTTGTTGACAAGGCGGTGAAAATTAGCGTCACGGGAATCATGCACGACGCTGCACTGGTTGTTAAATCAGCTGATGCAGTTACAACATACGTCAAAAACACTGATTACACTGTTGCTTTTGACAGTGACGGAAATACTGTAGTCTCAGTTAAAACGGGAGGCACGATTCCAACGAACGCCACCGCGCTAAGCATCGCTTATACAAAACTGGATCCGACCGCTGTTGATGTCAACGACATTATTGGCGGACTGGACGCCGTAACGGGCGCGATGACTGGACTTGAATTGGTTAACGGCGTGTTCCCTCGCTTCGGTTTGGTTCCAGGTCTCATTTTAGCGCCGGGTTATTCTCAAGATCCTACAGTCGCTGCTGTGATGGTTGCCAAAGCGGGTAATATCAACAGCACATTTACTGCATTGGCGTTGACTGACATACCGACTGATACTGTCAAGGTTTACACCGGAGTGCCTGCTTGGAAAAACACAAACGGATATACCTCTCCGTTGCAGGTTGCGCTCTGGCCGAAAGTATCCAAGGGCGGGAAACAATACCACATGTCAACTCACATTGCTTGTGCAATCGGGGTAGCTGATGCGGCAAATGAGGGCGTTCCTGTGGCTTCTCCATCCAACAAGGCACTGGTGATTGATGCGGCGGTACTTGCAGACGGTACTGAGGTGTTCCTCGGACCCGACCAGGCTAATTACCTGAACAGTCAGGGCATTATGACCGCCCTTAATTTCGTTGGTGGCTTCAAGGGATGGGGCAACTATACGGGTGCTTATCCGGTATCTACTGATCCAAAAGATGTGTTTATCTCTATCCGTAGAATGTTTATCTGGGCTAAGAACAGTATCGTATTGACGTACTGGAACCAGGTGGACAATCCAGCAACGCCGCGACTGATCGAGACAATCACCGACAGCATAAATATCTGGCTCAACGGGTTGACAGCGAGCGGTTATTTACTCGGCGGTCGAGTGGAATTTAACTGGGCAGATAATCCAGTGACGGACCTGATGGCTGGTAAGTTTAAATTTCAGCTTTTCATCACACCACCGGGACCGGCTCAGGAGTTGGCGTTTGTGCTTGAGTATGACGCCACATATCTGCAGACGCTGTTCGGATAA
- a CDS encoding phage tail protein yields MRVDGLSQAIKGTKALKDRMQPAASMALNRVGKGVVTEAARKVKETYNVKAADVKGAMRLVLSSPDAGEVFINSKGRNLPVTSFKVTPKSPTKKRQKMVKVAIKRGDAKKVGNAFVALRRGKVGVMKRQKPTGQSGRPRVLNAKGFKPELPVEELHGPAIPRMLNEPQVLEHIQEEARDRMDKRLEHEIKRILK; encoded by the coding sequence TTGAGAGTAGATGGACTGAGCCAGGCTATCAAAGGAACCAAGGCCCTTAAGGATCGCATGCAGCCAGCGGCGTCGATGGCGCTTAACCGAGTGGGTAAAGGCGTAGTAACCGAGGCGGCACGTAAGGTTAAAGAGACTTACAACGTCAAAGCAGCTGACGTCAAGGGCGCCATGCGACTGGTGTTGTCGTCTCCTGATGCGGGCGAGGTCTTCATTAACTCAAAGGGTCGAAACCTTCCAGTGACTAGCTTCAAAGTCACGCCTAAATCGCCAACAAAGAAGCGGCAAAAGATGGTCAAAGTTGCTATCAAACGTGGTGATGCTAAAAAGGTGGGTAATGCGTTCGTTGCACTCCGTCGTGGAAAAGTCGGAGTTATGAAGAGACAAAAACCGACAGGTCAAAGTGGCCGCCCCCGTGTCTTAAATGCTAAGGGGTTTAAACCAGAGTTGCCAGTCGAGGAACTACATGGTCCGGCCATTCCGCGTATGCTCAACGAGCCTCAAGTCCTGGAACATATCCAAGAAGAGGCGCGGGATCGCATGGATAAGCGCCTTGAGCATGAGATTAAACGTATTTTGAAATGA
- a CDS encoding major capsid protein, which produces MAIKDLYAFPTLLKVIGQLPGPSTYILDKFFQDGEAFETENVEIQTMNGNKPIAPYVSELQPGKVILRTGFTAKQYKPALIKPARPITAIDLKTRAAGESLFNPDQPEVRARKLLAKDIIELQDTITRRLVQQAAELMFTGKVTQVGEGVSQVIDYDFTNIATLSGTDLFSNAASDPIAFLAAQRKVIMDANAPTPDMVLADYDVAVAIMRHPKVLELANNKGLDIGTIDTTLLPDGVTYHGRLRDVGLDIYSYSGSYTNDAGADVPFIPVGTLALLSSRDKFTFHYGANVIMDPKSEQFVRVMGKITPQSWVTIEPAQRWLQMMSRPLAVPANVAGWVVAKVL; this is translated from the coding sequence ATGGCCATCAAAGATCTTTATGCATTTCCTACTCTTTTGAAAGTGATTGGGCAGTTACCGGGACCAAGCACGTACATTCTGGACAAGTTTTTTCAAGATGGTGAGGCTTTCGAAACGGAGAACGTCGAAATTCAAACGATGAATGGGAATAAGCCTATTGCTCCTTATGTATCTGAACTGCAGCCAGGCAAGGTTATCCTGCGTACTGGATTTACTGCTAAGCAATATAAGCCGGCTCTAATCAAACCAGCGAGACCAATCACAGCAATTGATCTCAAGACACGGGCAGCAGGCGAGAGTTTGTTTAATCCGGATCAACCAGAGGTTAGAGCTCGTAAACTGCTGGCAAAGGACATCATCGAACTACAAGATACAATTACTCGTCGGCTTGTTCAACAGGCTGCTGAGCTCATGTTCACTGGTAAGGTTACTCAGGTTGGTGAAGGTGTGAGTCAGGTCATCGATTATGACTTCACGAATATTGCAACTCTGTCAGGAACTGATTTATTCAGCAATGCCGCATCTGATCCGATCGCCTTCTTGGCTGCCCAACGTAAGGTTATTATGGATGCTAATGCACCTACTCCAGATATGGTCCTTGCTGATTATGATGTGGCTGTTGCTATTATGCGTCACCCTAAAGTGCTAGAGCTCGCGAACAACAAAGGACTCGACATCGGGACCATTGACACTACTCTATTGCCGGATGGAGTAACCTATCACGGACGCCTGCGTGATGTTGGTCTGGATATTTACAGTTATTCTGGCTCGTATACAAACGATGCTGGGGCCGATGTTCCGTTCATTCCAGTGGGAACACTGGCTCTGTTGTCCAGCCGTGACAAGTTCACTTTCCACTACGGTGCGAACGTGATCATGGATCCTAAATCAGAACAATTTGTTCGTGTGATGGGTAAAATCACACCTCAATCGTGGGTGACAATTGAACCGGCTCAACGCTGGTTGCAAATGATGTCCCGTCCGTTGGCTGTTCCTGCGAATGTAGCGGGTTGGGTAGTTGCTAAAGTTCTTTAA
- a CDS encoding head maturation protease, ClpP-related, with the protein MSKKIKLNGPVVSGGNSWIYDWLGMETISPQRVISELEKAGGDDVELYINSGGGSVFAGSEIYTALKEYRGKIKSKVTGVAASAATFFVLASDEVYVSPLGQLMIHNAAAGTDGDKVAHASTLELLEGVDKAIAKVYQSKTKLPDNEILDLMQKTTWMNAEKAVQLGFANGVLFDEEVDASNSFSLGSELPQDVIDKLKNELLRSALKNDSIYDAQASIEPVNQVMQTSERNDKSMKLEELKAQYPDLYNEVLNAGKTEGVTAERQRITDLNDLAGAPGAAAIVAKAITDGGTAATAAIEIVKASTERISVEGQRRAADSNNSGVDAVAPDEAPNDKPNPQAAYDVEADGLLAEIKNMTGGKK; encoded by the coding sequence TTGTCGAAGAAGATCAAGCTTAATGGTCCTGTTGTTAGCGGCGGGAACTCATGGATTTATGATTGGTTAGGCATGGAAACAATATCGCCACAACGTGTCATAAGCGAGCTTGAAAAGGCTGGTGGTGATGATGTTGAGTTGTACATTAATAGTGGCGGCGGATCTGTATTCGCAGGGAGTGAAATTTACACAGCTTTGAAGGAATACAGAGGGAAAATTAAATCTAAAGTTACAGGGGTTGCAGCTTCGGCGGCGACTTTTTTTGTGCTTGCTTCTGATGAAGTTTATGTATCTCCGCTGGGACAACTGATGATTCATAATGCTGCAGCTGGTACAGATGGAGACAAAGTAGCCCACGCCTCTACTTTGGAATTGTTGGAGGGTGTAGACAAAGCTATTGCTAAGGTCTACCAATCAAAAACGAAACTTCCGGACAACGAAATACTAGACTTGATGCAAAAAACAACTTGGATGAATGCTGAAAAAGCAGTCCAATTAGGTTTTGCGAACGGAGTTTTGTTTGATGAAGAAGTAGATGCAAGCAATAGCTTTAGTTTAGGAAGCGAACTCCCGCAAGATGTAATAGACAAACTCAAAAATGAGTTACTGAGAAGTGCTCTTAAAAATGATTCGATTTATGATGCCCAAGCCAGCATCGAGCCAGTCAATCAAGTTATGCAGACAAGCGAAAGGAATGATAAGTCGATGAAATTAGAAGAATTGAAGGCACAGTATCCTGACCTTTACAACGAGGTTTTGAATGCTGGGAAAACTGAAGGTGTTACAGCTGAACGTCAGCGCATTACCGACCTTAACGATCTAGCCGGAGCGCCTGGAGCAGCAGCGATTGTGGCAAAGGCCATTACTGATGGCGGCACGGCGGCGACTGCAGCTATTGAGATTGTCAAAGCTTCCACGGAGCGAATATCCGTTGAAGGGCAACGGCGTGCTGCTGACTCTAACAACAGTGGAGTGGATGCAGTGGCTCCAGACGAGGCGCCGAACGACAAACCGAATCCTCAAGCAGCCTATGATGTCGAGGCAGATGGTCTCCTAGCGGAAATTAAGAATATGACGGGAGGTAAAAAATAA
- a CDS encoding phage portal protein — protein sequence MSWLDQVIGSVAPGYALKREQARTDIARHQAVQQVFNQGYGDHGASRRKKSLTAWNPVAGDAEEDIHENLESLRPRARDLYMGGSLANGAIKTMRTSIIGTGLKVKPSFDADFLRLNDDQSRQLRRQIEREFALWADSKDCDAAGMHNFYELQQLAFLSWMMSGDAFVLLPLLPRKHSTYDLRVRLIEADRCNSPLNESLNDKISSGVEVDNDGMVVAYHFSDKHPGSTRLTNTKWTRVEVIGQQSGRRNVLHLMEAERPEQRRGVPLLAPVIESLKQLDRYTEAELMAAVISAMFTVFVETPNPEDADQFGLGSSGDPIDNPTGEPLPPSDGGDLRLGNGAVQFLEPGEKAVFADPSRPNAGFDPFVTAILRQVGASLEIPYELLLKHFTSSYSASRAALLEAWKMFRMRRAWMSADFCQPIYEEWFAEAVIKGRIDAPGIFDDPLLFKAYTKAEWNGPSQGQLDPVKEVNAAVTRIDNGLSTRQREAAELTGTEYESNVRQLVYEQKIRDEYGLATPLPKGGEKEIVEEDQA from the coding sequence ATGAGTTGGCTAGATCAAGTAATTGGATCGGTAGCTCCGGGATACGCCTTAAAACGCGAACAAGCGCGGACTGACATTGCCAGGCATCAAGCGGTACAACAAGTTTTTAACCAAGGTTACGGTGATCACGGTGCAAGCCGCCGTAAAAAGTCACTTACCGCTTGGAATCCAGTGGCCGGAGACGCCGAAGAGGACATCCACGAGAACCTCGAATCACTCAGGCCTCGGGCCCGCGACCTTTACATGGGTGGGTCTTTGGCAAACGGCGCAATCAAAACGATGAGAACAAGCATAATCGGCACGGGGCTGAAAGTTAAACCATCCTTCGATGCCGATTTTTTGCGCCTGAATGATGATCAATCTCGGCAACTCCGGAGGCAGATTGAGCGCGAATTTGCGCTATGGGCCGACTCCAAGGACTGCGATGCGGCAGGGATGCACAATTTTTACGAGCTTCAGCAATTAGCATTCCTAAGCTGGATGATGTCGGGTGACGCATTTGTTCTACTGCCACTATTGCCGCGAAAACATTCGACCTATGATCTGCGGGTCCGGTTAATTGAGGCCGACCGTTGTAATAGTCCGCTGAATGAGAGTCTTAACGATAAGATCAGCAGTGGGGTTGAGGTTGATAATGATGGGATGGTAGTTGCATACCACTTTTCCGACAAGCATCCGGGGTCGACGAGACTTACGAACACCAAATGGACACGCGTTGAGGTCATAGGACAACAGAGTGGACGCCGCAATGTACTCCATCTCATGGAGGCGGAGCGGCCAGAGCAGCGGCGTGGTGTGCCACTACTGGCCCCGGTCATTGAGTCGCTTAAACAGTTGGACCGATACACCGAGGCTGAACTTATGGCTGCCGTGATTTCAGCAATGTTTACGGTGTTTGTGGAAACCCCTAACCCGGAGGATGCTGATCAATTCGGCTTGGGTTCAAGTGGTGATCCTATCGACAATCCAACTGGCGAGCCATTGCCGCCCTCTGATGGCGGGGACCTGCGACTAGGCAATGGAGCTGTTCAATTTTTGGAGCCTGGCGAAAAGGCCGTATTTGCAGATCCCAGCCGACCAAACGCGGGTTTTGATCCGTTCGTTACAGCGATTCTGAGACAGGTAGGGGCATCTTTAGAAATTCCTTACGAACTGTTGCTGAAACACTTTACCTCGTCCTATTCAGCGTCGAGAGCCGCCCTGCTTGAAGCATGGAAGATGTTCAGGATGCGCCGGGCTTGGATGTCCGCAGACTTTTGTCAGCCAATCTACGAGGAGTGGTTTGCAGAGGCAGTAATAAAAGGCCGGATTGATGCGCCGGGTATATTCGATGATCCATTGTTGTTTAAGGCTTATACAAAGGCCGAATGGAATGGACCGTCACAAGGACAGCTTGATCCGGTCAAAGAAGTTAATGCAGCTGTTACCCGTATTGATAACGGACTGAGCACTCGCCAGCGTGAAGCAGCGGAGCTAACGGGAACTGAATATGAAAGTAATGTTCGACAACTGGTCTATGAGCAGAAGATCCGTGATGAATACGGCCTAGCTACTCCGTTACCGAAAGGAGGTGAAAAAGAAATTGTCGAAGAAGATCAAGCTTAA
- a CDS encoding DUF6148 family protein, with translation MPLYTHEVAQAHLESWLAAELALSTGQSYTIGTRSLTRVDITDVMDQIKYWQKQVNECVREASGLSKRSRVRRYVPTDL, from the coding sequence ATGCCTTTATATACACATGAAGTAGCACAAGCCCATCTTGAATCGTGGCTCGCCGCAGAACTTGCGCTATCAACTGGCCAGTCATACACCATCGGTACACGGTCCTTGACGCGCGTTGACATCACTGATGTCATGGATCAAATAAAATATTGGCAGAAGCAAGTAAACGAATGTGTGAGAGAGGCTTCGGGTTTGAGTAAGCGAAGCAGGGTGCGCAGGTATGTTCCCACTGACCTATGA